The nucleotide window ATGAACGTGCAGGCATAACATGTATATATGCCGTTGATCATGATGAAGAAACATTAAGAAATGCCAAAAATGACGGTATTATTATGCATGGCAGCACTACCGTGGATAGGTATGTACATGACTCTGATATTATTTTTATTTGTACTCCGGTAAAATTCACCAAAGATTTATTAGTACTGTTGAATGGTACAGTGAACCAGGAGTGCATTATTACTGATGTAGGTAGTATAAAAGGAGAAATAATTAATTTTGCTGATAGCCTCCTAGGACTAAATAATTTCATAGGAGGGCATCCCATGGCAGGTAGTGAGAAAGCAGGTTACGAAGCAAGTTACTCTCACTTGTTCGAAAATGCCTATTATATCCTATGCCCTGGTAAAAAGACTTTGGAAAGGTCAATAAAATTCCTTTCTGATCTTTTAAAAGTAATAGGAGCCATACCCGTTATATTGGATGCCCGGGAACACGATTCGATTGTTGCAAGTATCAGTCATGTGCCTCATATAATTGCTTCTGCGCTGGTCAACCTGGTAAGAGAAACAGATACTTCCGAAGGTAAAGCACGAATGCTAGCCGCAGGAGGATTCCGGGATATTACAAGGATTGCTTCTTCAAACCCGGAGATGTGGGAAGGTGTGATTCTCGGTAATGCCACTGAAACAAAACGCATATTAAATTACTATATAAAAATACTTAACAACATTAAAGAAAGTATAGAAAAAAGAGATTCAAAAGCTATTTTAAATTTTTTTGAATCTGCGAGAAAATATCGTGATTCACTCCCTGACAACAAAAAAGGGCTTATAGAACCCAATTTCGAAATAGTTATAGATGTAGTGGACAAACCCGGTATTATTGGTGAAATAACTTCTATCCTAGGGCATAATAATATTAACATTAAAAATATTAATGTATCTAATAGCAGAGAATTTGAACAAGGTTGCCTGAGAATCAGTTTCCCTGATAATACTAGCAAGGAAAATGCATTTAATCTCCTTACCGGTATTGGATACAGGGTATTTAAAAATAGTTGACAATAGTTGACCAAAACATGTTAATGTTAATGCAGCTTGTTTATCAGCTTATTTTTCAGCTTGTTTATCTTTCTTTTGTGCATTTCTTCTTTCATTAAGTTTATATCCTAGTACTGCAAGGCTATCACTCAAGTGGACATTTTCAATAATTACATCATATGGAAGCCTCAAATCCATGGGAGAGAAATTCCAAAGTCCTTTTACTCCAAGACGGGCAACTCTATCGGCTACTGCAGGTGTTTCATCATATGGTACAGTTAAAATTGCTATATCAACATGATTTTCTGAAATGAAATTTTCTAATTCATTCATATGTGATATTTTAATTCCTCTTATTTTTTGCCCTACAAGTTTTGGGTCAATATCAAAGATGCCTATTAAGTTAAAGCCTCTTTTTTCAA belongs to Clostridiaceae bacterium and includes:
- a CDS encoding prephenate dehydrogenase, translating into MYKNIKITIIGLGLIGGSLAKALHERAGITCIYAVDHDEETLRNAKNDGIIMHGSTTVDRYVHDSDIIFICTPVKFTKDLLVLLNGTVNQECIITDVGSIKGEIINFADSLLGLNNFIGGHPMAGSEKAGYEASYSHLFENAYYILCPGKKTLERSIKFLSDLLKVIGAIPVILDAREHDSIVASISHVPHIIASALVNLVRETDTSEGKARMLAAGGFRDITRIASSNPEMWEGVILGNATETKRILNYYIKILNNIKESIEKRDSKAILNFFESARKYRDSLPDNKKGLIEPNFEIVIDVVDKPGIIGEITSILGHNNINIKNINVSNSREFEQGCLRISFPDNTSKENAFNLLTGIGYRVFKNS
- a CDS encoding redox-sensing transcriptional repressor Rex, which encodes MDSKKRISIAVIRRLPRYYRYLSDLLQQNITRISSKELSERMGITASQIRQDLNCFGGFGQQGYGYNVQALYEEIGKILGIDHKFTTIIIGAGNMGHALANYGNFEKRGFNLIGIFDIDPKLVGQKIRGIKISHMNELENFISENHVDIAILTVPYDETPAVADRVARLGVKGLWNFSPMDLRLPYDVIIENVHLSDSLAVLGYKLNERRNAQKKDKQAEK